A region of the Gadus morhua chromosome 1, gadMor3.0, whole genome shotgun sequence genome:
acaaaataaaacaggccATGGGTAAGTGGCCTGTTAGTATTCTAACAATGCAATActgtagaaaaaaaaatcctaataaCCTCCTACTTAATTTGGAAACCTAATATTTCTTTACACCTCTAAcccttttttaaattattattccTTTAGGTGGTTTGGGTGACGTCTTGGACAGCCAGAAAAGCCAGGCAAGGCACTTCAAGACACTGCAAGAGATGTGCCGGTCCAAGAAGCCAAACAAAGCTTCAGTAACCCATTTGCTGAACTTGGAGTTTCAGGCGAGAAGACGCTTTATAACCTCTGACACACTAGAGAGCAAGACCGACCCAGCAAGATTCTGGAGGCATATTCCTGTTTCAAAGACTTGGATCATGTAAGCAAATCCTCTCTTAACCAGTCCCGACCTTTTTGTAGCTTTCAGTACATGATTTGGGGCCGTTAGGGGCCTTTAACCATTAGGTCTTAattgaacatttacatttagtcatttagcagacgcttttatccaaagcgacttacaagggAGAATTACATTCAAGCTACATTGCTTTACAATGACATACTTCACATTCACCCATTGATTCAATCagtcaatcactcacacaccgatggcggagGCTACCATGCAAGGTGCCAACCTGCACATCGGGAGCAGTTTGGGGTTCAgtttcttgctcaaggacacgtCGGTGAGGTCAGAGAGAGCAGGGCTCAAACCACTAGACCGACTCCTCAACAACCTGCGCCACCACCAATGCGCCCCATCAGTCATCAACGTGTTGGACGTACTGGCAATGAAAGTAATTTACACCTGTTTTTGAATGTCTTTCAGGTCTTAGATGAGTTGCAAAGGATAATACAGCCAAACAATGCCCACTACATCTCGGAGATGAGGAAGAGATGGGACGACTTTTATTCAAAGGTCCAATTTTATGGGGTGATGAAGAAAGTGATGAAACCCCCTAAAACGTTGGATGGAGGTGAGGTCACTGTATACAGTACCTTGATTTGTCCAAGTTTATATTTTGAGATCTCATGATGAGTGGTTACTCATACTGCCTTGTTTTGTGCTTTCTTTCAAAATAGTGGAACATGCCGCTGCTGTGTTCAGAACCCTGCCACTGCTCTTCCCATCCAGCACTATGCCACCAAAGAAGCTGGGAGCAAGCAGCGAGGCTGTTTTCCATGTCCTTACGGTGAGacaagtatttattttttcagttcTATTTTGTGGTAAGCCTCTGTCATTTATACAAAAAGGTAGTGTTGTCAGTGACctaattgttgtgtttttttggatGTATCCCAGTCCAGGACAAGGTTTTTGTTTCTTGTGATTTCCTAAACTTCCACTCTTGTCATCTAGGCTTCAGAAGACCCTGATGCATACTTGCGCCAGCGACCCCTGTCCTGTCCAGTTTTGCTCGTCTATGAGGATAACTGCATGATCGCCATTGGAAACACACCAGTGACCACCTTTGACAGGAAGAAGTTTCATGAAGGCCTGCTCTACCTCTTGGGGTATTACTATTGCCTGCACCTCACTTATCCAAAGTTCATTGCCACGCTGCTCTCAGTATTGCAAACTGAGGTTCTCCAGGACTCCCTCCATGACCGAGATTTAACTGCTTCCTACAAAAAAGCCATTGCCGAGTGGAGGTCCTTCATTGAGTGATTGACTATTGATATCTCTAACTAAAAAAACAACTCAGTTTGAGAGTCAGGCCCATGTTAGCCACGTGTTTGCTGAGGTCCTTCATTGAATATGTTACTGTTTGAGGAAGACCCGTGTTAATGACATGTTTGTTTCTGTCAAATATTCAAAACAGCAGCTGGaagtgttttgttgtgtttttattattttagtttttacaTTGTTTGAATAGCTGCATATTTTCTCAAATCTCTTAATAAACAAAATGCTAAAAACAAGATGCTTCTGGTGCCTTAATTTGAGACAAATGAACTTATTTTTATTGTGCTGTTTTAAGATattgtgtcttgttttaaaggtatTAATTCTTAAAGTCAGCTCAATTATTAGAATAATAATCTTATTTCAAGACATAAAGTCTAATAGTCAGCTAATTAAAAGACTAAATTACTCATTTTAAGTTACTCTGTCTTACATAAATATGATTGTATTGCTTGTAGTAAGCTCAGTTTGCTCAAATTCTAGCCTATTTGTCTAGTTTTATGGCACATTATGATTTTCCAGTGGCTAGACTGTAGTTGTAAGATTTCTAACCTAGTACATTTTGCTTACCCCATTGACAGATTTTTCTCAATACAATAGAAGATCATTTGGCTAGATTTAGGAATATTAGGCTTATTTCTAGAAGGGCCTTTTTTGCAGTGTACCGTGTGTTTCTGTCTTCCCTGGGGCGCACCTGCTCCTATACagagtaggcgtggcctatatgAGGTCGTATATGCTCTGGTGGCTATGATCTGAGAGCCCGCCTCCGGCTTCCTCATATGTGTGAATAtgctgccatcttgtggccATGAGCAGTTATTAcagcttatatatttggtcctactcCCTTGTGGCAATGTGCGGATATACAGCTTACATGCTTATTTTCGTGACAGTGTCAACAATCATAGACAGTCTGCATAAATGGAGAAGGCGCTGTCATCTTTACTGTTGATATAACTAAATATAATAACCTATATAATAaactataaatccctacatggtttaggcccaaaatatttaactgatatgcttccactacataagccttctagaccactaagatcctctgagaccaatctgttaattatccccagagtaaacacgaaacatgggaaagcaggatttagttactatgcaacaaatagctagaataaactccctgaggatttaagacttgccccaactctgagcacctttaaaacaagactgaagacttttatgtttgctttagctttctgccaAATCTTAAAAACATTGCACTTCCTAAAAAGCTTTtctaactttgcctttattttctattttaatactaaaatgccctttttaactttcgattttactaatttctttgcatatgttttcttttacttatctattattttcttttatttttatgacaatgtttatatgtgaagcagtttgagtctgccttgtgtatgaaaagtgctagataaataaagttatgtatacaaatatatatacttgaTCACTGGGAcactttccctttgtttacattACATTTCTGGTACTTAGCCACTTTATAATTAACAATTTACTCTTtaaatattgtttataccagtggttctcaacagGTCTGGCCTTGGGACCCACATTTACCATGTCATTATGTCACACTCGCAACCCATTTTTATTCAAACCAAGGAAATTTATGTCACCAGACTTTCTTCAATGCGCCTACCTATTCTGCGACAGTTTATCACCAAAGCAGGACACCGAAAAGCCATCTTGGAATGGACCCCTGAGGCGGAAGAGGCATTTACCAGACTAAAACAAAGCATGTATAGTGCCGCGTCCCTGGCCGCCCCAGACTTCAAGGAACCCTTTTACTTAAGGTgggaacacaccaaacgcgttacccgcgtaagacgcgtataaaatcggcaacttttccatagggaaccattggtttacgcgcgtatgagctgcgtagaTGCGTgacatgcgctaaagcaacattgtAGCCGCGTTAgccgcgtatgagctgcgtatatACGCACCTAACGCACCTACGCGCCTACAcaaggagttcaaaaaattgaactttttacgctcctacgcatgacgattagccgcgttgcccaatcagcgttgagcttgacccgacgtcactggcagagagacggagaggacagAACAGAAATGGAGGACCAAAACCTGATAGTAGCAGTGTGCAGCCGTCCTGTCCTGTACGACACAACGATGGTGTCGTACAGGGACAGGAACAAAAAAGAGAGGGCGTGGGTCGACGTGGCCGAGGATACTGGCTTTCCTGGTAAGATCAGTGAataatgtgcatgtgtattttgcTTGGCTTCAGCTTGTGTTCTACTATGAAAAAAGTTAGCGCCGGTTAGCGGTAGCACCAGTTAGCAGTAATATTAAGTGATACTACCACAACAGACTGTCCCGCTTGTCAGGTTACACAacttaatatgtatatatgttctTGTCAGTGGACGTATGTCGCAGGAAGTGGAAGTCGCTCAGGGACAGGTatatgagagagaaaaagtgggAAAAGAGCAGGTCAGCGGCAGGGATAGTGAAGAGATGGAAATTCGCTGGGGTCCTGTCCttaaaattcagccctggcattttctgtcctgACCAGCCCACTAaattatcagcactaggggttggacgagacgaacgggaagaaccctgtatgtactttattaaaacaatttaatcaagtacatacatccgGATAATAGTACAGCTCTgcaaatagcagttgttgcttttttttgtttttgtttttcaagtttgtgtctcttgtgctgaaaggtgtgaaacctgaacaggaagttaacagacatcctgtggtcgctgcatctccaacCCCAGtatctacatatctacaaaaccctggttaaatatcacacttgatccaacgctaaattctctGTTGCAGCTtttagtctgtgaatgtgaaaatcttttggtgtaagcccagcattagttaaaaccagactcagacaataataacaaaatatcctgacaaataatctaaatagaatcatattacagacagtagcagcattagagctgaaactcatttgtttgAACTGTGACTGACATTGTGAAACCATAgagaattttatttttttatctgtagctgcgagaaaaagtctaagacatgaattacaggtctgaacagatatgcattctcatattagacattagaCTTTTTCACTCAGCTatggataaaaacaaaaaatataaattctctatttatggttatatttagggcaatatatatattgccctacttcctcgtccgcagccagccagctacactcctcaccaaattcatgacctgcaagaaacagcaaacagaacaTGTACTCAGTATATGTGTACTGAGTgacaagtatatgtagccatgtagcctttttgtgacgtagtgacacttagtgaacaaatttatgtcatgaaggatgacttaagtctcaaaagagccctaagacctacctgcataactgttaattgaacttaaaagaaatgcagatgtttgaaattaaaatcatcaatatgaaaattttcaaccaggaaataaaatCTTCAATATGAAAAttttcaaccaggaaataaacctGTTTCAATCTGACACGAAACAAGTTGCATAGTAAACTTGCAAAGTCAAGgcgaatatctctctctctctctttctcaccatcactcccccccccccctctctctctctctctctctctctctctctctctctctctctctctctctctctctctctctctctctctctctctctctctctctctctctctctctctctctctctctctctctctctctctcaccatcactccccccctctctctctctttctctctctctcatagtaGAAGAACTTCTATAAggtcaggaaaacctgtttgacaggagatgatggtagcagagaatataaagagacattttaccaattgtcattttatcacacatattgtatttttcttcacataaacctttaaacatattgcattcctctcaacACATGAAacagtcatcacctcagtaaacaataaatgaattgaaagattacaaataaattcaatggcaaatattgcaattTAAACGAATTATTTcctataggtttacttgtattcGGTGAGATACTTTGATGATGATTCTGCATCTccatttacagctcattagtccatgtcaatgtttactgatgctatggcaacaagaggcTGCTGACGTTAGAAGCTGTTAGCTACCTTagctaaatcatctgaacaataataacccataatatcacaatccggcatatttaaacaaaatcaaccacaacttccaacagtcacagcccttcaactctgggctaatatgttgtcacaagtatgcagttaattaagtcacatcacattcaatgtaaaaacgttttgttttggacatgtctcaaaatgtagcctagctagccccaggctaagttacttagcatatatgcctccactcgctcgtctcccggtgcagcagcaacagctggggtgttgaccccggcaccaaataggtctgtaaactttgaacatttagcagcttCCCCCTCCAGAGAGTCGCAGTTTTTCAGCGCCACCTGGGCGTTTCTTACGCTTATCCATTTTCAGCTCCGTcacgactccggcccatgccatgaggtcccccCCACCCTAGTTTCTGTTGTGATTGAcggcactgtcagggctctctgagcctgtcagcccatgattgattgacaatgacaaacatagaccaataatatgtgtcgaggctggccacacactgctagccccaatttagagagagagtaaaagacaaaacatagcggaccggaccggcccacattgggtaaACGGCCCGCCGGGACGATGCCctgtatgccagatggccagtccacccctgctcggggggcagaggaggtagaggaggacggGGCTCCAGAGACTTCACTGTCAGGGGCAGGAGATGATGAGGAGCTTGAGGAGGCAGCAGCAGGGCCATCGCACAATACAGGTTTGTTGACAAGTGAAGACACGTACAGCTTCTGTATTATTGCCACAGGAACGGTTTACAGTGCGGCACGATTCTGTCTATCTTTAATGTGCTGTAATATAGATCCATGGACGCTGGaagtggggggggctgggtgggatGCAGCCCCCCCTGGTGGCGAGAGGCTGAATGTGAAATGCAAAAACCCccgtggaaataaataaataaatacgcgCGCCCAAACAAGAGGTCTTTTCAAGGACGTAGGAAATCTACTCCATCTCGCTCTTTCCTTGCCCATCTCAGTGGCCTCATTAGAGAGGTCATTCTCTGCACTGCGCCGCTTGAAGAAGACCTGGCTGCGCAACACCGTCGTACAGAGAAGACTCACTCACCTGGCCCTTCTACATATGCACCAGGATATTCTGGATACACTGGACGTCCCTGCTCTGATGACGGAATTCATCAGCACCACCCCAGAACGAAAGACCACCTTTGGAGTCCTACCATCTACTTAAggtaagaaaatgtattttaactGCATATCGGTGTGGGTCCTTGATTAGCGATATCAGATGGTTGGTTTGTGATCTCATTATGTAGTGGCCGTGCAGCTGGATTagttggaaaaaaaaatgttgttgttAGTCCTTTTGGCTAATAGTACTAATCtacttattttttgtgtgtattcttCTGTAGTTCTTTGAATGGGCGCAAGAGGAGGATGGTTTGTAGGTCACcactgtgtgcgtgcttgcatgcgtgcgtttgcTTCGGAGTTCGGAGgaaggagttttttcttaacgTTAAGTTTGTTAAAACTATCAAATCAGTTAGCCTCATCTAGGCTATGTTACTTGTTTATAACACTGTCTAATGCATAATATCAGTACCTTGTGCGTGTAATTAAATATTTGAGGTCTTAATTAAAGACATATTCTGAGAAATACTTGCATTTCATGTGTGATTCAATGAAGCACATTCACAAGTTGGCCTTATGGTGTATTTCTAAAACCTCTGGTCTAATACAGGTTGGTTGTGATGACATCTCATTATAGCCTTTATCACATGATTACTAGGCATATAAATAACCAAGTGTAACACCCTATCGAGAacgttatttatttatgtttgacCTTTCGCATTATGACGTCATCGGAACGTTTCTCAGCCCCCCCAACTGTGAATTACTTCCAGCGTCCCTGTATAGATCATGCATATATCAtccaagcaaaaaaaaacaagtcttCTTTCTCAATAACATAGACCAGCCCAGCAGTGAGTCAGACCCAGAGGACGCTGatgctgctcctgctcctgctcctgcccctgtccctgtccctgccgCTGGCCCTTCCTGTGTACCTGTCCCTGAGGCTGGCCCTGCCCCAAGACCACAGAGCGGTATGTACAGGACAAAGATGTATAGCATTAATTTCAGGGGTTCAACTATGTTTATGGCTAACCGTTTAAGCTTTAACTGATAAGAAGACGGTTTATGGATTACTACTAGAGCCGTCAAGCAATTTAAAAAATTGATCAAATTAATTACAGGCTCTGTGATTACTGTGATTCATCTAGATGAATCTGTGATTCATCTAAGTTAATCGCATACCTATGCAACACTTTTATGCCTGTTTATAAACAGCTGTATAGCCTACCGTTtgtttctctcccttctctctccctcgtaaCTTCTTGATCCTCCCCTGATTAATTAATCGAAATTAACACGTTAATTTGAAAGCCCTAATTACTACTAAGTTAAAGTTACAACActtcaaaccaaacacacatgcatgttcaaCAGGCTTTTCACTTGTGAAGTATTGCACTAACTTACAAATGATGGTGTTTTACATTCCATACAGggacgaagaggaagagagccAGGGTACCAGAGGGGAACACAAATATGCAGGGAGCCatcctccaggccctgcagaggCAAAATGCTGTGCCTACCCCTACCCCGCTCTCTGGGAATGAGCACTTTGTCATGGGCCTAGTTCCTTCCCTGGAGAGATTGCCACCTGAAGCACTGGAGTACGTTAAATTCAAAATTCGTAAGGTCATATTTGACAATTTCACCCTTAATTTGGAACCTTTTTAAGCCTATTAGCTAGTGGTGGTGACAATCTCTCCAGGGAAAGAACTAGGCTGATGTCACTGTGCTACTGTTAACtgttaatttgttattgttCTGTTATGTTTATATCATATTGTtcttatgttatttttatttttataattattttttaaataaaatatttctcaCAACTCTTCTCTCAATATATGATTTTAAGATCTAGCATGCATGgacacaaatatacatttttaataacacTACTTAATTGAACAATTTTAATAACAATTTGATAATAATGAAGGAATcccttttgttttgtgtgggtggctcttaaaagagccgttTTGGGGTTGTTGTGCACTGCACTATACGATGGTGTCATGCCACGAGAGGGTCCCTTCTGCAGAGAAGTAGGAGGTGAAGGTCTCGCGGATCCGGATGGCCTCTCTCCCGGCGTTGTTGGCAGCCACTCTCCCCAGCCCTGGCAGAGGCAACACCACACCAACAGGGAGGCAATCTctcactgctgctgttggtgctgtTCTGCGGAGGAGGTTGTGGAGCACACAGGTGGCCTTGACGCATCTCTCCGCCAGCTCAGGACGGACCTCGATGACCCTCCGGTAGATCCGCCactgggaggagaggatgcCGAAGGCGTTCTCAACCACCAACCGAGCCCGGGACAGTCGGTAGTTAAAGACGCGCCGCTCTCGGGGGAGGATGCGTCCGGGGAATGGCCTCATGAGGTCGGTCCGTAGCGGAAAGGCCTCGTCCGCTACAAACACATGAGGCAGGGGTCCTCTCTGCGCAGCCGCTGACAGTACTCTGTCAGCAGGGAGCTTGAGATCGCCAGCTCGGAGGGCCTGACCAAACACAGAGTTGGCCAGAATTCATCCATCACTGGTTCTCTCATAGCCCCCCACATCGATGATGCGGAAGCACTTGTCTGCGTCGACAACTGCCAAGAGAACAATGGAAAATGTTCCCTTGTAGTTGAAGAACTGCGAACCGGAGTTCGCAGGGGCCTTCAGAACAACATGCTTCCCATCGATGGTACCGCAACAGAGAGGGAAGTTCCACTGCTCCTCGAACTGCTGCGCAATCACCCTCCAGTCCTCGGTAGTGGGCACAGCcatgaactcctccaccaggcagtccCATATAGCCGTCACCCCATCGGACACGATGGAAGCCACGGTGGAGGCCCCGACCCGGAAGCTGGTGGTTATCTTCCGGAACGAATCGCCAGTAGCCAGGAATCTGCAACacatgaataatttattttagcCTTATTGAGAATTTTAGTTGTATACCAAATATGTAGGCCAATTATCTTACTGATATCACTGCACAGGTATATGTCTTGACTAGTGTTTACAGTGCATTTTGCATCAGCTTATTTTACTTTCAAAAGCATGACAAGGGGGTCAAGAATGAATATGTTGACTCATATTCAAACTCAGGTGACATGCATGTATATGAAGATTTGCGTTTAGGTTGAAAccatagataatatataaaaacactGTTGAAACACTGGGTGGAGCattgggcctaaaaaaaaaaaaagtttggttcctgttggttgtcagttgaggtcatgggtaggtagggaatttattttatttttttattttattttttccagcggcagcgaatgataggtaggttgttttcatttaaaaacgagaaaattcgctcatccttgtacagaatgaagaggtgctgtaccaaaacgtaattatagtttgcatcaaaaaaaaaaaatttttttattttttttttttttataaagctcataaaataatttgggtcgcacataaattgacagggtcggtcggaaaccggaaccaaacaaaaattttttttaggccttgaCAGGAAATGCATAGCATGTAGGTGCaagaggggaaacagatgtgcGGAGTTCTTGGAGCaagtggtgaaactcacccagctgtgGCCGTCTCCAGGGAGGATGTCGTGCACCCAAACACGACGGCGTTTGCGTTTGCGACGCTCCTCGGACTCCCACAGCAAATAAAGCGCAGCGATGGTGGCGATGTCAGCCATGTTTCAGCAAAAGAAAAATAGCGGGGGAAAAAAAGttttgggcgggctcatctaggagcgtaggcgcgtagctgcgtaggaccatttttgacacaaaatggtcaagcaacattttagctgcttTACACGCGTAAATCttacgcgggtaacgcgtttggtgtgttcgtacctttagATGTGTCAGTAAGGGACTGTGTGGTCAATGGAATCCTGTGGCAGAAATACCAAATATCATTTGACAGTGGTATGGTCTTCAGCTTATCTGCCGCGGAGTGATCGATAACCTGTCTGACCATGTCCATTGCTGCAGATAAGAGAAGCTCTTCCGCTTATTGTGTGGGGTTTCTTGGCCTCTGCAATACGATGAGCTACGTGGTAAGATGCGCAGAGTGCCGGTTCTTGTTTGCAACATGATGATGTTAGGCACATCTGTGATGACCTCAGCTCATGGAGTCGTCTTCGAAAGTACTCGACCAGTTTGTCTTTGCACATTGGATCCTTTGTTTCCAAATGACGTTTCATTTTGATGGTTTCATGCTCTCTTGTGCACTAGCACTCACTACATGCCACACACTTGGGGTTTGGCACCTTTTTTTCCTCAATGTACATAAATTCATATTTGACATACTCTGGGTCATATTTGTGCTTCGCAATATTTAGCAACTGCCCAGACAGCCATCCAGTTACCATGGCAATGGCTATCCTACTGTAGGTGTTCCACGTACGTccgtcaaaataaaagtctgacATCAGATCGGTGGCCTAATCACTGGGACTATTTTTAGCTTTTCTATTGTTAACTTAGTTAGGCTGTGGAACAACTGCGATGATGAGCGGAAAAAATTGACCACAAtattaaaactaacaaaaacTCCTCAGAAAGAAAATATTGAATTGTTATGAGCTGGAGCAGTGTATTTCTGTACATGTATTGTTTGATAGTTTTGTTTAAAGGAGCCATATTATGgcgttttcacaacaagtaaacatagtatttgagttccaggaaacatgtttttgaagctgtttgatGGAAATAAATTTTAGGAAAAGaaatcttgcctaccgctattcccctctgtttcagtcccttcagaatgcgctgtttctggtgtctgtagctttaatgcaaatgagctgctgcccattgaccaatgagctgctgcccattgaccaatgagctgtcagactgaaccacagaatggtgaagggattgttgccatttgcggactcctggagctctgtatctatataatataatataataataatattatatatacatattatatcgaatatcacggccaaaagctatgtgcgcctcggatgatattatgaattacaaagactgcgtctgacgtctctggcacttttgcaacaagtaaagactccgGGAGCTGAGATGCTgtactgccgccgagctccccacACCGGAGCTGCCAGACTGCCGGACTACTGCAGAAGCCTTGTAGCAGTCCAGCCGCCGTTGAAGCCGTCCAGCCGGCAGGCTGGCagctccgggagctgaactgccgccgaagaGTCCTCCGGGAGCTGAAAGTCTGGCGGGgatagctcggcggcagtccggcggcTCAGCTCCACGAGTACAAACCCTTTCTtgtccatgtctcctcctccggactcttcggcggcagtccggagcagggagggaaagggattgtactcccggagctgagctgccaccAAGTTCCCCCTGCCGGAGCTGCAtatccgctggtccacaaaatcgtatctatgctctgattggaggggattGGGTAattgggaggtaatattcaactgtgcccccttcctacttaggagggggcgccgaaaccgactcgctcgtttggtaactgtaggcggggtactttcagaaatgcatatttcACTCAAaaaatgtacagactttttcAAAGATTGTATGCGTGTaagagcaccagagacccaaaacaacccaaatcccaggaaaagtgttgttttcataatttgTCCCCTTTAATATGTTCTTGTTTAATctgtaatatattttttatgctgACAATACTATTGTTTATTGTTGCTCGTCGTCTGTTGTACAGGCCTCTGACCTTTTACAGTCTGCATTTGTTGTTGTTCAGTCCAGTCTTCAGCAACCGAAGTTGGTATTAAATACAGACACAACGAAACTCGTGTTGAGTTACCGCCAAATCTACTCAACAGCatatattttattcacatatatacgtctgtgtgtatgtgtgtgtatgtttgtgtgtgtgtgtgtgtgttttttatatcTGAACAGTCAATAAATGATACCGAACCACTGGACAATCCCCTCATCCCCACTTTAACAATGGCCATATTGCACAATACAATTTGTATCTCTCCCTGTTTATGTAGTTTTTATTGTGTATACATTTCATTTCTTATATAGTATTTTACtctattttattaatttttttaagcACAGAACATACAGAGTATACTAACCTTTCACTGCACATCCTGTATgagtatgtgacaaataaaaacctttgaTTCTTTGAATATATATAGTATCTATCtcacatatacatgtatatcaCAGTCATGACCTATA
Encoded here:
- the LOC115552178 gene encoding uncharacterized protein LOC115552178, which codes for MPCMPDGQSTPARGAEEVEEDGAPETSLSGAGDDEELEEAAAGPSHNTGYSGYTGRPCSDDGIHQHHPRTKDHLWSPTIYLSSLNGRKRRMVCRSPLCACLHACVCFGVRRKEFFLNTSPAVSQTQRTLMLLLLLLLPLSLSLPLALPVYLSLRLALPQDHRAGRRGREPGYQRGTQICREPSSRPCRGKMLCLPLPRSLGMSTLSWA